Proteins from a single region of Parasedimentitalea psychrophila:
- a CDS encoding AAA family ATPase — protein sequence MRFSKLRLTGFKSFVDPTDLIISDGLTGVVGPNGCGKSNLLEALRWVMGENRPKSMRGGGMEDVIFAGAASRGARNFAEVSLQIDNTDRLAPSGFNDSDTLEIVRRITRDVGSAYKANSRDVRARDVQMLFADASTGAHSPALVGQGQIAMLINAKPKARRRILEEAAGISGLYQRRHEAELKLKGTETNLLRVDDVIEQLAAQLAQLARQARQAQRYRDIGAQLRRAEGMLLYRRWREADEARLAAEQVDRTRVSQAARAAAMARLAVEQRSEAEGKLPPLRDEDAIAAAILQRLVVQRDALGAQEAQARQAIETLTNRVLQLGRDIDRESGLNRDAGETIEQLEWEARELSKAGEGHDDRLGEAVTLSRDATSVLQGHEDHLAQLTEDVARLAARHQSAQRLVEDHNRALMRAIGEGDRARAAVDEAKQSLIRAEAAFEASVEAEEETREAAELAEESLAAADDLRSETQARESDARAQRSEAEGELGALRAEVTALAKLLERDTAEGGQVLDQFQVEPGYEKALGAALADDLRMPLVAEDGASGWVKLPGYARDLPMPAGSQPLARHVSGPEVLGRRIAQIALVDGDIGPRLQPQLQPGQRLVSLEGDLWRWDGFRAWAEDAPSAAALRLEQLNRLETLKQDMERVGARTEGARAAHEMLVRKLEQVALADQDARQARRAADQRVADSARALSRAEANRNLAEGKLETLGIAVARHDEDAEAAQEQLSEAKEGLEDLGDLETARVSVEDIKQAVEAARITMLSHRSAHDELRREGEARTKRAQQVTKEVSGWKHRLDSADRRITELAERRETSQEELEEANAVPFEIAEKREELTEAIEDAEARKAHASDALIGAETLLRDKVQTEREAERLASEAREARARAEALSEAARETVAHAAERIAEDQQLTPQHLLDQLDANPDVMPAAEVLETEVNRHKRQRDALGAVNLRAEEDAREIQEEHDTLVTEKSDLEEAVKTLRNGIASLNREGRQRLLTAFEQVNGSFSSLFRHLFGGGEASLVMVESDDPLDAGLEIMCQPPGKKLSTLSLLSGGEQTLTALALIFAVFLANPAPICVLDEVDAPLDDANVTRFCDLLDEMCRQTETRFLIITHHAVTMARMDRLFGVTMQEQGVSQLVSVDLKKAEAMVA from the coding sequence TTGCGCTTTTCCAAACTCAGGCTGACCGGCTTCAAGAGCTTTGTGGATCCCACCGATCTGATCATCTCGGACGGGTTGACCGGCGTGGTCGGGCCCAATGGCTGTGGCAAGTCCAATCTGCTTGAGGCGCTGCGCTGGGTGATGGGCGAGAACCGCCCCAAGTCGATGCGCGGCGGCGGTATGGAAGACGTGATTTTTGCCGGTGCCGCCTCGCGCGGGGCACGCAACTTTGCCGAGGTCAGCCTGCAGATCGACAATACCGATCGGCTGGCGCCCTCGGGATTTAACGACAGTGACACTCTGGAGATCGTGCGCCGGATCACCCGCGACGTGGGCAGCGCCTATAAGGCTAACTCCAGGGATGTGCGCGCCCGCGATGTGCAGATGCTGTTTGCCGATGCCTCGACCGGGGCGCATAGTCCGGCGTTGGTCGGGCAGGGCCAGATCGCCATGCTGATCAACGCCAAGCCCAAGGCGCGGCGGCGCATTTTGGAGGAGGCGGCGGGGATTTCGGGTCTGTATCAGCGGCGCCACGAGGCCGAGTTGAAGCTGAAGGGGACCGAGACCAATCTGCTGCGGGTCGATGATGTGATTGAGCAACTGGCAGCTCAGCTGGCGCAGCTGGCGCGGCAGGCCCGGCAGGCGCAGCGGTACCGTGACATTGGTGCGCAATTGCGCCGCGCCGAGGGCATGTTGCTATATCGCCGCTGGCGCGAGGCCGATGAGGCGCGGCTGGCGGCCGAGCAGGTGGACCGGACGCGTGTCAGCCAGGCGGCCAGGGCAGCGGCGATGGCGCGACTGGCGGTAGAGCAGCGCAGCGAGGCCGAAGGTAAACTGCCGCCGTTGCGCGATGAAGACGCCATTGCCGCCGCCATTCTGCAACGGCTGGTGGTGCAGCGGGACGCGCTCGGCGCCCAAGAGGCGCAGGCGCGCCAAGCGATTGAGACCCTAACCAACCGGGTGCTGCAGCTGGGCCGCGATATCGACCGCGAAAGCGGCCTGAACCGGGATGCCGGCGAAACCATTGAGCAGCTGGAATGGGAAGCGCGCGAATTGTCCAAGGCCGGTGAGGGCCATGACGATCGTCTGGGCGAGGCGGTGACGCTGTCTCGCGATGCCACCAGTGTTTTGCAGGGCCACGAGGACCATCTGGCGCAGCTGACCGAAGATGTGGCGCGGCTGGCGGCGCGGCATCAGTCGGCGCAGCGATTGGTGGAAGATCACAACCGCGCCCTGATGCGGGCGATCGGCGAAGGCGACCGGGCACGGGCCGCCGTAGACGAGGCAAAACAGTCTCTGATCCGGGCAGAGGCCGCGTTTGAAGCCTCGGTCGAGGCCGAGGAAGAGACCCGCGAGGCTGCGGAGCTGGCCGAAGAGTCGCTGGCAGCGGCGGATGATTTGCGCAGCGAAACGCAGGCGCGGGAATCGGATGCACGGGCGCAGCGCTCTGAGGCCGAGGGCGAGTTGGGGGCGTTGCGGGCCGAGGTGACGGCGCTGGCCAAATTGCTGGAACGCGACACCGCCGAGGGCGGCCAGGTGCTGGACCAGTTTCAGGTCGAGCCGGGCTATGAGAAGGCGCTGGGGGCGGCGCTGGCGGATGATCTGCGGATGCCGCTGGTGGCGGAGGATGGCGCCTCGGGCTGGGTGAAACTGCCGGGCTATGCGCGCGACCTGCCGATGCCCGCAGGATCACAGCCGCTGGCGCGACATGTGTCCGGCCCCGAGGTGCTGGGGCGGCGGATCGCCCAGATTGCTCTGGTTGACGGCGATATCGGGCCCCGCCTGCAGCCGCAGTTGCAGCCTGGTCAGCGTCTGGTCTCGCTCGAAGGTGATCTGTGGCGCTGGGACGGGTTCCGGGCCTGGGCTGAAGACGCGCCAAGTGCGGCGGCGCTGCGCCTGGAGCAGCTGAACCGGCTGGAAACGCTGAAACAGGACATGGAGCGGGTTGGGGCGCGAACCGAGGGGGCGCGCGCCGCACATGAGATGTTGGTGCGCAAGCTGGAGCAGGTTGCCCTGGCCGATCAGGATGCCCGTCAGGCCCGCCGCGCCGCGGATCAGCGGGTGGCAGACAGTGCGCGCGCATTGAGCCGGGCAGAGGCCAACCGCAACCTGGCAGAGGGCAAGTTAGAGACTCTCGGCATCGCGGTGGCGCGCCATGACGAGGATGCCGAGGCGGCGCAGGAGCAATTGTCCGAGGCGAAAGAGGGGCTGGAGGATCTTGGCGACCTGGAGACGGCCAGGGTCAGTGTCGAGGACATCAAGCAGGCGGTTGAAGCCGCCCGCATCACCATGCTGTCGCACCGCTCTGCCCATGATGAGCTGCGCCGGGAGGGCGAGGCGCGCACCAAGCGGGCGCAGCAGGTGACCAAGGAGGTCAGTGGCTGGAAGCACCGGCTGGACAGTGCAGACCGCCGCATCACCGAACTGGCCGAGCGCCGGGAGACCTCGCAGGAGGAGCTGGAAGAGGCCAATGCGGTGCCGTTTGAGATCGCCGAGAAACGTGAAGAGCTGACAGAGGCTATCGAGGATGCCGAGGCGCGCAAGGCCCATGCCAGTGACGCGCTGATCGGGGCGGAAACGTTGCTGCGCGACAAGGTGCAGACCGAGCGGGAGGCCGAGAGGCTGGCGTCAGAAGCCCGTGAGGCCCGCGCCCGTGCCGAGGCGCTGAGCGAAGCGGCGCGTGAAACCGTGGCTCATGCGGCTGAACGCATTGCCGAGGATCAGCAGCTGACGCCGCAGCACTTGCTGGACCAATTGGATGCCAATCCCGATGTGATGCCCGCCGCCGAGGTGCTGGAAACCGAAGTGAACCGCCACAAACGTCAGCGCGATGCTTTGGGGGCGGTCAACCTGCGGGCCGAGGAAGACGCCCGCGAGATACAGGAAGAACATGATACGCTGGTCACTGAGAAATCGGATCTGGAAGAGGCGGTAAAGACCCTACGCAACGGGATTGCCAGTCTGAACCGCGAAGGTCGCCAGCGGCTGTTGACGGCGTTTGAACAGGTTAACGGCAGCTTTTCGTCGCTGTTCCGGCATCTGTTTGGCGGCGGTGAGGCCAGCCTTGTGATGGTCGAAAGCGACGATCCGCTGGACGCCGGGCTGGAAATCATGTGTCAGCCGCCGGGCAAGAAGCTGTCGACCCTATCGCTGCTGTCCGGGGGCGAGCAGACGCTGACCGCACTGGCGCTGATCTTTGCGGTGTTCCTGGCCAACCCGGCGCCGATCTGTGTGCTGGACGAGGTCGACGCGCCGCTGGATGATGCCAATGTCACCCGGTTCTGCGACCTGCTGGACGAAATGTGCCGCCAAACCGAGACCCGGTTCTTGATCATCACTCACCACGCGGTAACAATGGCCCGGATGGATCGGTTGTTTGGTGTTACCATGCAGGAACAAGGGGTCAGCCAGTTGGTGTCGGTGGATTTGAAAAAAGCCGAGGCAATGGTGGCCTGA
- a CDS encoding aminotransferase-like domain-containing protein produces MTLPQIFASRASRMTASEIRELLKLLDRPGLISFAGGIPDPALFPAQQFAAAFARGLAPDQQAQSLQYSVSEGYLPLREWIVGEMAKIGVPCSVDNILITSGSQQALDYLGKLFLSPGDTALVGWPTYLGALAAFNAYEPRYDQLSVTGNRTATSYATGAEAAGGQVKLAYLSADFANPTGETLDQQGRDALLDLAEELGCAVVEDAAYQSLRYDGEAVPPILATEIARKGSIEHCRTIFCGSFSKTLSPGLRLGWVVAAKPVISQLVLMKQAADLHTATLNQMAVHDVASRIFDSHVETLRGAYQHRRDVMLEALQIHMPESVTWTRPEGGMFIWLTLPAGINGAELLERSLDSVGVAFVPGVAFFADKSGGNTIRLSFSCSNEAQINQGIRLLGQVMRGA; encoded by the coding sequence ATGACATTGCCTCAAATCTTTGCCAGCCGTGCGTCGCGGATGACGGCGTCGGAAATTCGCGAGTTGCTGAAACTGCTGGATAGACCGGGACTGATTTCCTTTGCTGGTGGTATTCCTGATCCGGCATTGTTCCCGGCACAACAGTTCGCTGCGGCATTTGCCAGGGGATTGGCGCCGGATCAGCAGGCGCAATCGCTGCAGTACTCGGTTAGCGAAGGGTACCTGCCTCTGCGCGAATGGATTGTGGGCGAGATGGCCAAGATTGGCGTTCCCTGCAGCGTGGACAACATTCTGATCACCTCGGGGTCACAACAGGCACTGGATTATCTGGGCAAGCTGTTCCTGTCGCCCGGCGATACCGCACTGGTGGGCTGGCCGACCTATCTGGGCGCGCTGGCGGCGTTTAATGCCTATGAGCCGCGATATGACCAGCTGAGTGTGACCGGCAATCGCACTGCAACCAGCTATGCCACCGGCGCTGAGGCTGCAGGCGGGCAAGTGAAACTGGCCTATTTGTCGGCGGATTTTGCCAATCCGACCGGGGAGACGCTGGATCAGCAGGGGCGTGATGCACTGCTGGACCTGGCCGAGGAACTGGGCTGTGCGGTTGTTGAAGACGCGGCCTATCAGTCCCTGCGCTATGATGGCGAAGCCGTGCCGCCCATTTTGGCCACGGAAATCGCCCGGAAGGGATCCATCGAGCACTGCCGGACGATCTTTTGCGGCTCGTTTTCAAAAACTCTGTCGCCGGGGCTGCGGCTGGGATGGGTTGTGGCGGCCAAGCCGGTGATCTCGCAACTGGTGTTGATGAAGCAGGCCGCGGACCTGCATACGGCGACCTTGAACCAGATGGCGGTGCATGACGTGGCCTCGCGCATATTCGACAGCCATGTGGAAACCCTGCGGGGCGCCTACCAACATCGGCGGGATGTGATGTTGGAGGCGTTGCAAATACACATGCCCGAAAGTGTGACCTGGACGCGCCCAGAGGGCGGCATGTTTATCTGGCTGACCCTGCCTGCCGGTATCAATGGGGCCGAATTGCTGGAGCGGTCACTTGACAGTGTCGGGGTTGCTTTTGTTCCGGGCGTTGCGTTTTTTGCCGACAAATCCGGTGGAAACACCATCCGGCTCAGCTTCTCTTGCTCGAATGAGGCGCAGATCAACCAAGGGATCAGGTTGCTGGGGCAGGTGATGCGCGGCGCATAG
- a CDS encoding FCD domain-containing protein, with translation MPFQKIQPEKLSTSVVRQIEQLILRGILSPGERLPAERELADRLGVSRPSLRDAISELQTRGLLCARAGSGVFIADMLGSAFSPALIQLFSSHHEAVFDYLSFRRDMEGLAAERAARLGSDYDLQVIQTCFDKMEAEQSPAPAPSLSEADSDLDAQFHSAIIDASHNVVMLHMMRSMFDLLRQGVFYNRKIMFHQHTSRGVLLDQHRAINAALQARDPAAARAAVEAHMDYVKQSLTDHQKAERNAAVAQLRLQHEAEKQ, from the coding sequence ATGCCCTTTCAAAAAATCCAGCCTGAAAAACTCTCGACCTCGGTTGTGCGCCAGATTGAACAGTTGATCCTGCGTGGAATTCTGTCACCGGGTGAGCGGCTGCCAGCCGAGCGCGAGCTGGCAGACCGGCTGGGCGTCTCCCGCCCCTCGCTGCGCGACGCCATCTCTGAGTTGCAGACCCGCGGTCTGCTCTGCGCCCGGGCCGGCTCCGGGGTGTTCATCGCCGACATGCTAGGCTCGGCGTTTTCGCCCGCCCTGATCCAGCTGTTCTCCAGTCACCACGAGGCGGTGTTCGACTATCTGTCGTTTCGCCGCGACATGGAGGGTCTGGCCGCGGAACGCGCCGCGCGACTGGGATCGGACTATGACCTTCAGGTCATACAGACCTGTTTTGACAAGATGGAGGCGGAGCAGTCTCCCGCGCCCGCTCCGTCACTGTCGGAAGCGGATTCCGACCTGGACGCGCAGTTCCATTCCGCCATCATCGACGCCAGCCACAACGTGGTGATGCTGCACATGATGCGCTCAATGTTCGACCTGCTGCGCCAGGGCGTGTTCTACAACCGCAAGATCATGTTCCACCAGCACACCTCGCGCGGAGTGCTGCTGGACCAACACCGCGCCATCAATGCGGCGCTACAGGCCCGCGACCCTGCCGCCGCCCGCGCCGCCGTCGAGGCCCATATGGATTATGTGAAACAGTCGCTGACAGATCATCAAAAAGCCGAACGCAATGCCGCCGTGGCGCAATTGCGGCTACAGCACGAGGCCGAGAAGCAGTGA
- a CDS encoding F0F1 ATP synthase subunit B, translating into MRNVIALALTFGAASPALAASGPFLSMSNTNFVVLLGFLLFVGILLYAKVPSMLGGQLDSRAAGIQSDLDDARALREEAQTLLASYERKHKEVQEQADRIVAAARVDASAAADQAKADLESSIARRLASAEDQIISARDAAVKDVRDQAISIAIAAADLVIAKQMTATEANKLIDAAISDVETKLH; encoded by the coding sequence ATGCGTAATGTAATTGCTCTTGCCCTGACATTTGGCGCCGCCAGCCCGGCGCTGGCTGCATCGGGTCCATTCTTGTCGATGAGCAACACCAACTTTGTTGTGTTGCTTGGCTTCCTGCTGTTTGTCGGCATCCTGCTGTACGCTAAGGTCCCCAGCATGCTGGGTGGCCAGTTGGACAGCCGCGCTGCTGGCATCCAGTCGGATCTGGACGACGCCCGGGCGCTGCGTGAAGAGGCCCAGACCCTTCTGGCGTCTTACGAGCGTAAGCACAAAGAGGTTCAGGAGCAGGCAGACCGCATCGTTGCGGCCGCTCGCGTCGATGCCTCTGCGGCGGCGGATCAGGCCAAAGCCGATCTGGAATCTTCGATTGCGCGCCGTTTGGCCTCAGCCGAAGACCAGATCATCTCGGCTAGGGATGCTGCGGTCAAGGACGTTCGCGATCAGGCAATCTCGATTGCCATCGCGGCAGCAGATCTGGTGATCGCCAAGCAAATGACAGCGACCGAAGCCAACAAGCTGATCGACGCCGCCATTTCGGATGTGGAGACAAAGCTGCACTAA
- a CDS encoding F0F1 ATP synthase subunit B' — MSTETNAAEVAQAATDAAHGSAPGMPQLDFSTFSNQIFWLAVALVAIYLILSRVALPRIAAVLTERQGTITNDIAAAEALKAKAVEAENIYNKALADARAEAQRIAGEARAEIQTELDEAIAKADVEISAKAAESEKAIAEIKAGALDSIKIVASDTAAEVVAAMGGKSDAKAIAAAVSDRMKG, encoded by the coding sequence ATGTCAACTGAGACAAACGCAGCTGAGGTAGCACAGGCTGCAACCGACGCCGCACATGGGTCCGCTCCGGGCATGCCGCAGCTGGACTTTTCTACTTTTTCGAACCAGATTTTCTGGCTCGCGGTTGCGCTGGTCGCAATCTATCTTATCCTGTCGCGCGTGGCGCTGCCGCGTATTGCGGCCGTTCTGACCGAGCGTCAGGGCACCATCACCAATGACATCGCGGCGGCTGAGGCTCTCAAAGCCAAGGCGGTTGAGGCTGAGAATATTTACAACAAGGCGCTGGCGGATGCCCGTGCCGAGGCACAGCGTATTGCTGGCGAAGCCCGGGCTGAAATTCAGACCGAGCTGGACGAAGCGATTGCCAAAGCGGATGTGGAAATCTCTGCCAAGGCAGCCGAGTCCGAGAAAGCCATTGCCGAGATCAAGGCCGGTGCACTTGATAGCATCAAGATTGTTGCCTCTGACACTGCGGCCGAAGTTGTGGCTGCAATGGGCGGCAAAAGTGATGCCAAAGCTATTGCGGCTGCGGTTTCTGACCGGATGAAAGGATAA
- a CDS encoding F0F1 ATP synthase subunit C: protein MEGNIAEMGQFIGAGLAAIGSGAAAIGVGHVAGNFLAGALRNPSAAAGQTATLFIGIAFAEALGIFSFLVALLLMFAV from the coding sequence ATGGAAGGCAATATCGCAGAAATGGGACAGTTCATCGGCGCAGGCCTGGCAGCAATCGGTTCCGGCGCAGCCGCAATCGGTGTTGGCCACGTTGCTGGCAACTTCCTGGCTGGCGCATTGCGCAACCCGTCGGCAGCCGCCGGCCAAACCGCCACTCTGTTCATCGGCATCGCCTTTGCAGAAGCCCTGGGCATCTTCTCGTTCCTGGTCGCTCTGCTGCTGATGTTTGCGGTCTAA
- a CDS encoding F0F1 ATP synthase subunit A — protein sequence MGKIFFFAMVGLALISGVFFAPETAALAIHPMDQFIVQPLFGHGEISWYTPTNMTLWLLLAVAAVFALMVLGSSRRAIVPSRGQSIAELAYGFVYKMVEDVAGKDGVKFFPYIMTLFMFIVMSNALGLLPMSFATTSHIAVTAVLALLVFLTVTVLGFVKNGTAFLGLFWVSSAPLALRPILAVIELISYFVRPVSHSIRLGGNIMAGHAVLKVFAGFAGALGLFSFLPIFAITAVYALEVLVAFIQAYVFTILTCVYLKDALHPSH from the coding sequence CCATTCATCCAATGGACCAGTTCATCGTGCAGCCGCTGTTCGGCCACGGTGAGATTTCCTGGTACACCCCAACAAACATGACCCTTTGGTTGCTTCTGGCGGTTGCTGCGGTGTTTGCGCTGATGGTGCTGGGCTCGTCGCGCCGCGCCATTGTGCCATCGCGTGGCCAGTCGATCGCCGAACTGGCCTATGGCTTTGTCTACAAGATGGTCGAAGACGTGGCTGGCAAAGACGGCGTCAAGTTCTTCCCCTATATCATGACCCTGTTCATGTTCATCGTGATGTCCAACGCCTTGGGCCTGTTGCCCATGAGCTTCGCAACCACCTCGCATATCGCGGTAACCGCAGTGTTGGCGCTGCTGGTGTTCCTGACCGTGACTGTTCTGGGCTTTGTCAAGAACGGCACCGCGTTTCTGGGTCTGTTCTGGGTCTCCAGTGCGCCACTGGCGCTGCGTCCGATCCTGGCCGTGATCGAGCTGATCTCGTATTTTGTGCGCCCCGTGAGCCATTCCATTCGTTTGGGCGGCAACATCATGGCGGGCCACGCGGTTCTGAAAGTGTTCGCCGGATTTGCTGGCGCACTGGGACTGTTCAGCTTCCTGCCGATCTTTGCGATCACCGCAGTTTACGCCCTGGAGGTCCTGGTGGCCTTTATCCAGGCCTATGTCTTCACTATCCTGACCTGTGTGTATCTGAAGGATGCATTGCACCCGAGCCACTAA